The DNA window AAATTAAAGCCGCAAAACTAAATCCTGTTGTGGAGAATGGCACATTAAAAATCTATCATTCCGGCTACATTCCGGTGGTATTCAAAAAAGTTATTTAATGAGCCGCTTTTCATCTTTCATGCTCACAACCATCGAAGCCAAGCTCATCAGCGCCCTCGAAAAAGGAAAGCTTTACACTGTTGATGAAGCGTCGAAGCTGTCCGGGCTTAGTAAGGATGCCGTTTTAAAGGCTGCTTACCTCCTTCAAGAGAAGGGTTACGTGAAGGTTCACGAAAAAGTCTGGAAGGAATACGAGCTCACCGACGAGGGATTGAAGTATCTTGCCGAGGGCTTACCGGAAGAGAGACTTTACGAGGAGCTGACGAGCGGCTCTAAAGGTATAGCCGAACTCGAAAAGAAGTTTGGAAAAGAAGATTTGAAAATAGCCCTTGGCTGGTTGAGAAGAAAGGGAGCAATTAAAATTGAAAACGGCGTTGTGAAGCTCGTTTCGAAGCCGGAGTTTAAAGAGAGAGCCATTTTAAACGAAATTTACGAAAACAGGACTGCTGAAGTTGATAAAACGCTTTTAAAAGACCTTATAAGAAGAAAGCTCGTTAAAGAGGAGGAAGCTAAGGAAATTTTGATCGAAGTGGTTTCCAAACCCGAGGTTGAGTTGAAGGAGAAAATAACGGATCTAACTCCGGAGCTTTTAATAAGTGGAGAGTGGAGGGGAAAGGAGTTTTTAGAGTACGACATAAGAATTCCGGCAAGAGAAGTTTTTACAGCTAAAATTCACCCCTACGAGAGGATAATCAGAGAGTGCAGAAAGATATTCTTGGAGATGGGATTCACGGAAATAAAAGGTCACTACGTTCAATCTGCTTTCTGGAACTTCGACGCTTTGTTCCAACCTCAGGATCATCCGGCAAGGGAAATGCAGGATACATTTTACCTCGACAAGTATGTTGATATAGACGAGGAGCTTGCATATAGAGTTAAGGAGACTCACGAAAATGGCTGGATTACCGGCTCCAAAGGATGGGGAGGAAAGTGGGACATAAACAAAGCGAGGCAGCTTGTTTTGCGAACTCACACCACAGCGATAACAATCCACTACTTGGCGATGAACCCCGAGCCGCCAGTCAAGGCTTTCTGCATAGACAGGGTTTACAGGAGGGAAGCTATAGACGCTACTCACTTGCCAGAATTCGACCAGCTTGAAGGTGTCGTTCTCGACGAGAACGTCGGATTCAAGGATTTGCTCGGTTTGCTGAAGGAGTTCTTCCTTAAAATGGGCTTCGAAGACGTCCGCTTCCGTCCGGGATATTTCCCCTACACCGAGCCGAGCGTCGAGCCGGAAGTTTACGTGGAAGGATTGGGCTGGATAGAGCTTGGAGGTGCTGGAATATTCAGGAAAGAAGTGACCGAGCCGTTGGGAATAAAGGGCAAGGTTCTCGCTTGGGGGCTCGGAATTGGTAGGCTTGCGATGCTCAGATTGGGAATGAAGGACTTGAGAATGCTTTACAATCCGGATTTAGGGTGGTTGAGGAATTTACCAGCTATAAAGAGATAAACAAAACGATTATAAACTTCAACATTTAATTTTATGTATGGCCAAAGTTTTGATCGTCGCCGGAGATGCCGTGGAGGCTTTGGAGATCTTCTATCCTTACTACAGGCTGAAGGAAGAGGGGTTCGAAGTGCATGTGGCAGCTCCGAGCAAAAAGGAGCTGAACACGGTCGTTCACGATTTCGAAGAAGGATGGGAGACCTACACCGAAAAGAGGGGTTACGTTTTCAGATGGGTGGATTTAACTTTTGCTGAAGTCAAGCCGGAAGATTACGACGGGTTGTACATTCCGGGAGGAAGAGCTCCCGAGTACATAAGAACGTATCCCGAGCTTGAGAAAATAGTAAAGCACTTCTTCGAAGCTAACAAGCCTGTAGCTGCGATATGCCACGGTCCTCAGATTCTCGCGGCTTACGGATTGTTAAAGGGGAAGAGAGCCACCTGCTACCTTGCTGTAAAGCCGGATCTGATTTCCTGCGGAGCGGAGTACAAAGATGAGGAAGTCGTCGTGGACGGAAACTTGGTGACGAGCAGAGCTTGGCCGGACCTGCCAGCTTTGATGAGGGAGTTCATAAGATTGCTTAAAAAATAACTCTTTATTTTTTATAAGAGTTTTTTATCGAGAGGAAAAAGCGTACCTTTAACTTTTTTCGAAAAGAGCGATCTAAGTAAAGATAATCAATTAGTATAATTGCAAGACGATTGAAGAACGCTGACGATACATCTTTATATTTTGTGTCGAACATAATCATGGGAAATGAGCGAGAAGCTAACTCCGATGATGGAGCAGTATTACAGGATTAAGCAAAAGTACAAAGATGCTTTGCTATTCTTCAGAGTCGGAGACTTCTACGAGCTTTTTGATGATGACGCAAGAGTTGCTTCGAAGGAACTCGGAATCGTGCTGACTTCGAGGGACAAGAAGCATGCGATGTGCGGAGTGCCGCATCACGCCGCTTACTCTTACATAAAAAAGCTGATAGAGAAAGGTTACAAGGTTGCGATCTGCGAGCAGGTTGAAGAGCCAACCGGAAAAAAGCTCGTTAGGAGAGAAGTCGTGAGGGTAATAACCCCCGGAACTGTCGTGGAAGAAGAGCTACTAACCACGGAAAGCAACTACCTAATGGCTCTCTTTAAAAGGGAAAAGGTGGCTCTCGCTTTCCTCGATGTCTCCACAGGAGAATTTTTCGTCACGAGCGTTAAAAATGTTGATGAGGCGATTTGCGAAGTTCTCAAGTATTCTCCTGTAGAGTGCTTAATTCCGGAAAGCTTCGAGGAAGTCGAGGAGTTGGAGAAGCTCGTTAAAAACGTTAGGAGAATTGAAGATGAGCAGTTTAACCTGAAGAGGTCTCTGGAAGTTTTAAAAGACGTTGCAAATTTCCAAGCTCTGGAGTTGAGCGAGGAGGAAATTTTAGCTTGCGGAGCAGTTTTAAACTACGCTAAAAACTCCCTTCTCTTTTCCAAACCAGCTTTAAAGCTTCAAAAACTGGAGAGATCAGAGTACATGGTTCTCGATTCGACGACGATCAAAAACCTCGAAATTTTCAGAAACCTTGTCGACGGCGGCAGAAGAGGAACTTTGCTCGACGTTATAGACAAAACTGTCACAGCGATGGGAAGCAGGTTGCTGAAGAAGTGGCTTCAGAGACCTCTTTTAGACGTAACGGAAATCGAGAGAAGGCTCGATGCTGTCGAAGAGTTGAAAGAAAAATCCTTCGTCAGGAGGGTTTTGAGAGAAACTCTTGAGGATGTCTACGATCTCGAAAGAATTATCACGAGGCTCGAACTCGGAAAAGCCAACCCAAAAGATCTCGTTGCTTTGAAGAACTCTCTTAAAGCTGTCGGAAAGATCAAGAAGTTCGATTTTCAATCTAAAAAACTTAGAGATCTCGTTTACGGAATGAATCCGATGGAAGAACTGTGTTCTTTAATAGAAAAGGCGATAGTGGAAGATCCTCCGGCAAACGTGAAGGATGGAGGAGTAATTAGGGAAGGATTCGACGAGGAGCTTGACGAGTTAAGAAAAGCGAAGAAAGAGCAGGAAGAGTTTATAAAACGATTGGAAGAGAGGGAAAGAAAGAGAACCGGAATAGATAATCTGAGGGTTGGTTACAATAACGTTTTCGGCTACTACATAGAGATACCGAAGAGCAAGGCTAAAAATCTGCCGAGGTATTACATTAGAAAGCAAACCCTCGTGAACGCTGAGAGGTTTACTATTCCGGAATTAAAGGATAGAGAGGAGAAGATTTTAGCTTACGAGGAGAGAATAAGAATTCTCGAGCAGGAGATTTTCGAGAGAATAAGAAGAGAAGTTGTCAGGCATGCTGAAAAGGTTAAGGATTCTGCCGAAAGGGTTGCTGAGCTCGACGTTCTCTGTTCTCTGGCTGAGGTTGCCACCCTCTACAACTACACCCGCCCAAAGGTGAACGAAGGCTTTGACATAATCATCAGAGACGGGAGGCATCCGGCGGTGGAAACAACAACGAAGTTCGTTCCGAACGACGTAAATCTGACGGAGAACAGCAGAATTTTAATAATAACGGGTCCCAACATGGCTGGAAAATCCACTTATTTAAGGCAGGTTGCGTTGATAACGATTCTCGCTCAGATAGGGAGCTTCGTTCCGGCAAGTTATGCTGTCGTAGGAATTGTGGACAAGATATTCACGAGAATAGGGCTTGTGGATGATATAACGAGAGGGAGAAGCACGTTTATGGTAGAGATGCTCGAAATCGGGAGAATTTTAAATAACGCAACAAAGAGGAGCTTAATTCTCCTTGACGAGGTCGGAAAGAGCACGGGAACGAAGGAAGGACTGAGCTTGGCTTGGGCTATAATAGAGTACTTGCACGAGCTCGGAGCTAAAGTCCTTTTCGCAACCCACTATCACGAACTTTCGAAGCTTGAGAACGAGCTCGCTGGAGTGAAGAACTACCATTTCAGGCTTAAGGAAGAGAACGGAAAGGTTGAGTTCGACAGGAAAATTAGGAGAGGTTTTTCTAAGGAAAGCTACGGGATAAAGATCGCGGAGATGGCTAATTTACCGAAGAGAGTTGTTGAAAGAGCCTACGAAATTTTGAATTCCGAGAACGTCAACGGGGAGGTGCCTGAAATAGTCGAGGAAATTTCGAAGATTGACGTCATGAATCTGACTCCCGTTCAGGCTTTAGTTGAGCTTGAGAGGATTGTAAGAAAATGCAGAGAGTTGAAGAGCTGAAGAAAAAACTTGAGGAAATTGTAAGAGAGCTCGAAGAAATGCAATCTCTCCTAAAAGTTAAAGCTCTGGGAGAAGCTGTAGAAAGGATTAAAATTGCCATCAAAGAGCTCGAAGGTTTTGAGAAGAAGGGAAGCGAAAGCTTTTCCCACTACGACTTGAAAATAAAGCTCCTCGAGATGTTTAAAGGCTCCCACTATCTCGAAAGCGAGAGGACAAAACTAAGCAAGTTTGGAGTGAGACCGGATGCTGTAGTTATAAAAGACGACGCTGTCGTATTAATCGAAGTCGAGAAAGATAAAAAGAACTTTTTGAAAAAAGTTAGGAAGCTCAAAAAAGTTAAAGACAAGCTTTTGGAGAGTCCTATATTCACCGGAAGGAAAATCAAATTTGTTTTCGGGCTTGTTGAATTCGAGATCGATGAAGAGCTTAAAAAAGAGGTTTTAAGTCTCGGTGATGCGGAAGTCTACTCCTCTTTTGGTGGCGAGTTGAAGAGGTTGCTTTAGATTACTATTGAGAAAACTTTCAAACAACTATCCAACAATTGTATTAATATTTGGATGATGTTCAGCTAAATGGAAAAAAGTTTAAATATGATATTCTACAATGATTAATTGGGTGTAAACATGACCCCAAAGGAAAGGATTAGGAAAATTTTCTCCAGGGAGAAGCCTGATAGGCTGGCATGTTTTAGCGGTATGGGTAACGTGACGGTAGAAGGTTTGAAGAAGTACGACTATGCCTTCTACGAAATTCACCTCGATGCAGAGAAGATGGCTAACGCTGCTTGCTCAAGTTACGAACTCTACGGATTTGAATGTGCAGTAGCTCCTTTCGATCTCGGTGTTGAAGCTGAGGTTCTCGGGGCTGAGATGAACTTCTACACCCACAAGGGCAAGGAGGACATAGTGTATCCGACGGTGAAGAAAAAAGCCATAAACGAGCCGGAAGATTTGAACGTTCCTGAAAAAATAGAAGAGAAGGGCAGAGTTCCACTTGTTTTAAAAGCCTTGGAAATTATGCAGAAGAGAGTTGGAGAAGAAGTGCCGATTGCAACTTACATTCTCGGACCCTACACCTTAGCCGGGCAGATAATGGATTTGGAGAAGCTTTTAAAGATGTCTTTCAAAAACCCCGACAGAATAAACGAGCTGCTCTCTCAGCTAACAGACTTCTTAGCCGAACTCGGAAGAATTTATCAGGATGCCGGTATAGATTACTTGACAGTCAGAGAAATGGGCGCTCCAACAGACGTTTTAAGCCCAAGAATGTTCAAAAACCTAATCTTACCCCATCTGAAAGAGCTTTTCTTAAAGCTGAAAGAGCCAACGGTTTTGCACATTTGCGGAGATACGAACATGATAGTCGAATTAATGTGGCAGAGCGGAGCAACAGCGATAAGTGTTGAACAGAAGAATGATGTGGCTAAAACAAGAGAAAAGCTCGGCGAAGAAGCTATAATTTTCGGAAACATAGACCCATACGGAACGCTCGTTCTTGGAACTCCTGAGGATATAAGAAATGCTGTCAAAAAGGCTATAGTGGGGGGAGTTAGCAGCGTTTGGCCGGGTTGCGATATTTGGCCAGCGGTCTCAAAAGAAAACATGCTCACGTTTGTTGAAGCTGTTAAGGAATTTGGAAAACTTCAGTGAGGTGATAGGATGGTTGACGAAGCTAAAAGAAAGGAAATCTTGGAGAAGTTAAAGAGAGGAGTAGTTGAATTCGATGAAGATCTCGTGAGGGAAGCAGCGAAGGAAGCTTTAGAAGTTGGAATGGATGCCCTCGATGCGATTATGAACGGACTCGTTGCGGGAATGGAAGAAGTTGGGGAGCTATTCGACAAAGGTGAGTACTTCGTTCCGGAAGTGCTGATGTGTGCTGACGCCCTTTATGCTGGACTCGAAATTCTTAGACCTCACGTGAAGAAGGAAGACATAAAGGTGAAAGGACAGGTCGTCATCGGAGTAGTGGAGGGAGACGTTCACGATATAGGCAAGAACCTCGTGAAGATGATGTTCGAAGTTGCCGGCTTTGAGGTAATTGATCTTGGAAAGGATGTCCCCCTCGAAAAGTTCGTGGAGGAGTCTTTGAAAAGTGATGCTGACATAGTTGCTTTATCGGCGATGATGACCACTACGATGCTCGGAATTCCCAAAGTCATTCAGATGATAAGAGAAAAGAATCCGAAAGCAAAGATTCTCGTTGGAGGTGCTCCGATATCAAAAGAGACCGCCGAGAAGTGGGGAGCTGACGGGTGGGCTCCCGATGCGACTAATGCAGTGCAGGAAGCTATAAACATGATAAAAGGTTTAAAGAAAGAAATAATGGGAGAAGAAAAGGGGGAAGAGAAGAATTGATCCTCTTCGGTGATTTTTATGGAAAAGTGTAAAATTATTTTTCAGCCTGAAGGTAAAAGAGGTGAGTTTCCCCCGGGAACAACTATTCTGGACGCTGCAAGGGAGATTGGTGTGGATATAGAAGCGATTTGTGGTGGAAAGCTTACTTGCGGGAAGTGCCAAGTCGTTATTGAGCAGGGTGAGGAAAACCTCTCCCAGATGACGGAAGATGAGAGGAGACTGCTTGACAAAAGAAAAGCCGGGAAAAACTATAGACTTGCTTGCGTAACAAGATTTTACGGAGACGTGGTTGTTTTCGTTCCGGAAGAGAGTAGAGGTGGAGAGCAGATAATTCTCAAAGAGGGTGTTGAAGTTTCGGTAACAATAGACCCTGCTGTGAAAAAGTATTACCTTGAGCTTCCGAAGCCACATTTAAAAGATGATCTCGGAGATTTTGAAAGAATTTTAAACGCTTTAAGAGAGGATTACGGAATAGAAAACGTCGATATAGATTACGAGGTTTTAAAAAAGCTTCCGGATGTTTTGAGGGAAAGCGATTGGAAAGTAACCGTTACAATCTGGAACGATAGAGAAATAATTGACGTCGAACCCGGATATAAGGCTGAGAACGTTTACGGTTTAGCTGTTGACATCGGAACCACAACTGTGGTTGGCTATCTAACGGATTTGAGAACCGGTAAAATCCTTGCTATAGATTCAATGATGAATCCTCAGGTGCCCTACGGAGAAGATGTGATGAGCAGAATAACGTATGCGATGCAAAATCCAGAGGGTCTGGAAGTTTTGAACAAAAAGATAGTGGAGGGAATAAATCAGATTCTTGTGAACGTTTGCAAAGAAGCGGGAATTAAGCCTGAAGAAGTTAGCGAAGTGACTATAGTTGGAAACACAGCCATGCACCACATTTTTCTGAAGATAGATCCGCAGTATCTTGCTGTAGCTCCATACGTCCCGGCAATTCACCGATCTCACGATGTTAAAGCGAGGGACATTGGAATTAAGATTGCAAAAGGTGGAAACGTCCACGTTTTACCAATAGAGGCTGGATGGGTTGGTGCAGACAACGTGGCTGTTCTGATAGCTACAGAGCCTTACAAAAGAGATGAAATGTGCTTGGTTATAGACATCGGGACGAATGGAGAAATTGTTCTGGGGAACAGAGAGAGACTGCTTTCCTGCTCAGCCGCAGCAGGACCGGCTTTAGAGGGTGCTCATATAAAACACGGAATGAGAGCAGCGACTGGAGCTATAGAGCGAATCAGAATAGATCCAGAAACTTTCGAGCCGGAATACAAAACGATAGGCAACGCCCCTCCACGAGGAATATGCGGCTCTGGGATAATCGATGCGGCTGCCGAACTTTACAGGGTTGGTATAGTTAAGAAGAACGGAAGGTTCAATCTCGATCTCGATACGCCGAGAGTTAGAGTTGTTGATGGACAGCCGGAGTACGTTATAGCTTGGGCAAATGAAACGGCTATAGGACACGATATAGTGATTACCCAGAAAGACATAAGAGAGATCCAGCTTGCGAAAGGAGCTATGTGTGCCGGAGCCCACATACTCATGAAGGAAATGGGAGTTGAGAGTGTTGACAGAGTAATTGTTGCCGGAGCCTTCGGAAACTACATCGACAAGATTTCAGCTTTAATAATAGGTTTGGTTCCCGATGTGCCTGTGGATAGGATAGAGTCGGTAGGAAACGCTGCTGGAGTTGGAGCGAGACTCGCTTTGATAAGCAGAGAGAAGAGAAGAGAAGCTAACGAGATCGCGAGGAAAGTTGAGCATATCAAGCTGGCTGTACATCCGGATTTCGAAAGGGAATTCTCGATGGCGATGTACTTCCCTCACATGGATAAGAAGAGGTATCCGAGGCATGAAGAGGTTTTGAAGGTGAGAGGTGCTGAGTAATGTTTTGCGTTGAATCGAAAGTAGTTGAGATCGGTGGAATCAAGATTGGGGGGAAGGGGGAAAATCCGGTAGTCTTAGTGGGAACGATGTTTTACACCGGACACAAGATAGTGGAGAAAAGGAAGGAAGGGAAGTTCGACAGGAAAAAGGCTGAGGAGCTGATAAACATGCAGGAAACTCTGAGCGAAGAAACCGGGATTCCGTCCATGCTCGATATAGTCGCTCTGTCCGAGGAAGAGTTTAAGAAGTACATAGATTTCGTGGCTGAAGTGACGGAAATGCCGTTCATGATAGATGCTTGGAAAATTCCACCAAAGATAGGGGCTGCTAAATACGTGAAGGAAATAGGTCTGGAGGATAGAGTAGTTTACAACTCCTTATCTCCTTGGAGCGAGGATTTGGAGAAGGAGGTTAACGAACTTAGAGAAATTGGGCTGAAGCACGGTTTGACAGTTGCATACAACATGAACGATCCGAGTGTTGAGGGGAGGATAAGAATTCTAAAGGAGACGCTCCTCCCAGCTTTGGAAAAAGCCGGATTCGAAAACATTCTCATTGACACATCCGTTTTGAACACTCCTTCGATAGCTCTTTCTCTCTTAGCCTGTAAAAAGATTAAGGAGGTGTTCGGACATCCGGTTGGTTGCGCCCCTTCAAACGGCACGGATGTTTGGAAGTATCCGAGGGAAAAGTGGGGCAAACTCGGTTTCGCAGCTGTAGATAGCGCAGCTCATGCGATAACAGCTTTGCTATGGAACGACTTCATACTCTACGGAGCGATAGAAAATGCGAAGTGGGTTTTCCCAGCTGTAGCAACAGCCAACTCAATTCTGGCGACCTTCATATACGATGAAGTTGGCAAACTGCCTGAAGGAGAGCATCCGCTGAACAAACTCTTCCCCGAGTTTGTGGAGCAGCTAGGGGCAGTAAAATGTGGAAATCGATCATAATCTTTCTATTTTTAGCTGTAGCAATCATCATTTCAGGTTGTGCGGAGGAAAAATCCGTAAAGCTCGTTAAGCTTTCCCCTCCAGACATGCTTGAACAGATAAAAATAGGGAAGATAGACGCTTTTATAGCCTGGGAGCCTTTTCCGAGTAAAGCTGTCAAAAGCGGGCAGAAGATTTTGATGTATTCCGGAGACATATGGAAAAATCACCCGTGCTGCGTTGTTGCTTACAAGGTTGGAAATGCTGACGAAAAAATGCTTGAAGCTTTGGTCTGGGCTCACGTAAAGGCGACGAGATTCATAAACGATGAGAAAAATCGGAATAAAGTGGTTATCTACGCTTCCCAATTCACAGGGCTGGATGAAGAGACGGTAAAGATGGCTTTAAAGAATATAAAGTACGTGGAGTATCCGGATGGGAAGGAGTTCAGGCATTACTACGAGTTTTTGAAGGAGGCAGCAATTCTGAAGAAATCTATCGAAGACTTGGGATACAAAAGCGAGGAAGAGTTTTTCGAGAAGTTTTTGAGGAAAGACGTTTACGAAAAAGTTGTTACTAAACTTGAGGAAAACCCGAATTACGTTCCGGAAAAAGCTGGAAAAATTAGACTCGGATACATAACAGCCGATCTACACCATCTCGCCTTGTACGTCGCTTTGAAAGAAGGGTACTTTGACAAAGTTTTTGAGAAAGTTGATTTAAAGCAGTATCCCAACGGAGTTGCGATAATGGAAGCTTTTAAACTCGGAGAGCTTGATGCAGCTTATCTTGGTGGTGCTCCTGCAACTTTGAAGAGGATAAACGATGGAATAGAAATTTCAATAGTTGCCGGAGTTAACAACGAAGGCTCTGCTTTAGTTGTGAGAGAGGGAATAAACTCGCCAAAGGATTTAGCTGGGAAAACTGTAGCGATTCCGGGATTTGGAACTGTCCAAGACTTCCTAATGAGAAAAGTCCTAAGGGAGGGAGGGTTGAAGGGAAGTTGAACCAGAAAATTTATTCCGCTCTCCTCTTCATCTCTCTCTGGTACCTCTTATATTTTCTGAACGTTCTTCCAGCCTTTCACGTAGTTGTCGTAACTTTTTTAGAGCTTGTTGTTGAAGCGGAGCCTGTTCTTGGAAAGACTCTCCTTCAGCATGCAGCTTCGAGCCTATTAAGAGTTTTAGCTGGAGCAACAGTAGCTTTTTCCCTCTCAATCCCCCTCGGAATTTTGATGTGGTTTTCGAGGACATACAATCTCTTACATCCAGCTATAGAGGTTCTAAGACCAATTCCCCCTCTTGCATGGATCCCCCTCTCTTACATTCTCTTCGCCTCATTCCCCAACCCAACGGTTTTCGCTCAAATTTTTATCGTAGCTGTCGGAGCTTTCTTTCCAAGCTTCGTAACGATTTCCGATTACGTCAGAGGGATTCCTCAGGAGTTCATCGAATTGGCGAAAGTTTTTGGTGCGAGAAACTTTGATTTGTTAACGAAAATAGTTCTTCCTTATTCCCTCCCCGGGATAATCACCGGTATTAGGGTTGGACTCGGGGTTGGATGGATGAGCATAATCGCTGCCGAGATGATTGCTTCCTCAGGCTCTGGTTTAGGATATTTCATTCTCGTCATGTACGAAGTCGGAGGGAGAATGCCGGAAATACTTGCTGGAATGGCTATGATCGGTCTTATAGGATATTTGATGAATACTCTTCTTTTTAAACTGGAGGAAAGATTTCCATGGCGCTTGAAATCAGAAACGTGAAGAAGAGTTTTGGAGATTTAAAAGTTCTCGACGGAGTGAGCTTTGAAGTAGAGAAAGGCGAGTTCGCTTGTATTGTAGGGGAGTCCGGATGCGGAAAAACAACTCTGCTTAAGATAGTGGCTGGACTTGTTAAAGCAGATGAGGGAGAAGTTTTATACGATGGGAGAGAGCTGAAAACGGAAGACATAGCTTTCGTTTTTCAGGACGATCGTCTTTTGCCTTGGAGAACCGCCTTAGAAAACGTGATGTTTTCCTTGGAGATGAGAATGCGAGAGCTGGATAAGAAGCGGAGGGAAGAGATAGCAAAGAGTTTCCTTGAACTCGTGGGATTGAAAGGATTCGAAAACTACTACCCCCACCAGCTCAGCGGAGGAATGAGGCAGCGAGTCGGAATTTGTCGAGCTTTAGCGGTAAATCCTAAAGTGCTGCTCATGGATGAACCCTTTGCAAGTCTCGACGCTCAGACGAGGAACAGGATGCAACTCGAACTTCTGAGGATTTGGGAAAGGGAAAGAAAAACTATTCTTTTCGTAACCCACAGCGTTGACGAGGCTGTTTTCTTGGCAGATAAAGTCGTCGTTCTTTCTCCACGCCCGACAAAAGTCCTGAAAGTTTTGGAAATTAATCTGGAGAGACCGAGGGACAGGACTTCTCCAGAGTTCATAGGATACAGAAGAGAAATTATAA is part of the Ferroglobus placidus DSM 10642 genome and encodes:
- a CDS encoding ABC transporter substrate-binding protein, whose product is MWKSIIIFLFLAVAIIISGCAEEKSVKLVKLSPPDMLEQIKIGKIDAFIAWEPFPSKAVKSGQKILMYSGDIWKNHPCCVVAYKVGNADEKMLEALVWAHVKATRFINDEKNRNKVVIYASQFTGLDEETVKMALKNIKYVEYPDGKEFRHYYEFLKEAAILKKSIEDLGYKSEEEFFEKFLRKDVYEKVVTKLEENPNYVPEKAGKIRLGYITADLHHLALYVALKEGYFDKVFEKVDLKQYPNGVAIMEAFKLGELDAAYLGGAPATLKRINDGIEISIVAGVNNEGSALVVREGINSPKDLAGKTVAIPGFGTVQDFLMRKVLREGGLKGS
- a CDS encoding ABC transporter permease; translation: MNQKIYSALLFISLWYLLYFLNVLPAFHVVVVTFLELVVEAEPVLGKTLLQHAASSLLRVLAGATVAFSLSIPLGILMWFSRTYNLLHPAIEVLRPIPPLAWIPLSYILFASFPNPTVFAQIFIVAVGAFFPSFVTISDYVRGIPQEFIELAKVFGARNFDLLTKIVLPYSLPGIITGIRVGLGVGWMSIIAAEMIASSGSGLGYFILVMYEVGGRMPEILAGMAMIGLIGYLMNTLLFKLEERFPWRLKSET
- a CDS encoding ABC transporter ATP-binding protein; translation: MALEIRNVKKSFGDLKVLDGVSFEVEKGEFACIVGESGCGKTTLLKIVAGLVKADEGEVLYDGRELKTEDIAFVFQDDRLLPWRTALENVMFSLEMRMRELDKKRREEIAKSFLELVGLKGFENYYPHQLSGGMRQRVGICRALAVNPKVLLMDEPFASLDAQTRNRMQLELLRIWERERKTILFVTHSVDEAVFLADKVVVLSPRPTKVLKVLEINLERPRDRTSPEFIGYRREIINFLQGSSFLI